TTGAAGCTCGCCGTGGTCCCGAAGGCGGTCGGGGCCGACTACTGGAACACGGTGAAGGCGGGTGCCGAGTGCGCCGCGCAGCGCGCGGGTGACGTCACCGTCCAGTGGGACGGGGTGACCACCGAGACCGATGTTGAGGGTCAGGTCAACCTGATCCAGAACTACGTCACCAAGAAGGTCGACGGCATCGTCTACGCGGCCACCGACTCCAGTGCGCTGGCGCCCGCCACCGACAAGGCGCTCGCCGCGAACATCCCGGTCGCGATGATCGACTCCGGCACCAGCCCGCAGCCGTCGAACGTGCCGCTGTTCGCCACCGACAACCGCGCGTCGGCCACCGAGGCGGCGAAGCTGCTCGCCACCGAACTCGGCCCCGGCAACCACGAGGTGGCGCTGGTCGAGTTCCAGCCCGGGTCGCAGACCAACACCGAGCGGGTCGACGGCTTCAAGGCCGGTCTCGCCCAGTATCCGAACCTGAAGCTGGTCGGTCAGCAGCCCAGCCGCAGTGACGTCAACGAGGCACGACGCGTCACCGAGAACATCCTCACCGCCAACCCCAACCTCGCGGGCGTCTTCGCTGCCAACGAGCCGAGTGTGCTTGGCGCCGCGCAGGCCATCCAGGCGGCCGGCAAGTCCGGCAAGGTGGTCATCATCGGGTGGGACGCCGCCCCGGACGAGATCGCCGGGGTACGCAGCGGCCAGATCTCCGCGCTGGTCGTGCAGAACCCCTTCAAGATGGGCTACTTCGGTGTCGACAAGATGGTCAAGCACCTGCGGGACAAGGCGCCGCTGGCGTCGGCCGACACCGGCGTCACGTTCGTCACCAAGGAGAACATCGACTCCGCGGAGATCAAGGCGGTGCTCGAGCCCAGCTGCGCCAACCCCCCGGTGCAGTGATGGGTACGACCCCGACGGCCACCCCCGACAGCGACCGGCAGCCCACCGCCGACGAGCCGCCGGTCCTCGAAGCCCGTGGCATCGTCAAGCGGTTCGGGCACGTCGAGGCGCTGCGCGGCGCCGACTTCACTGTCCACCGGGGTGAGGTCGTCGCGCTGATCGGCGACAACGGCGCCGGAAAGAGCACCCTCATCAAGACGCTGTCCGGTGTGCACCCGCCCGACGAGGGCGAGATCCGGGTCGGTGGTCGTCCCGTCCGGTTCTCCACCCCGGTCGACGCCCGGCGCGCCGGGGTGGAGACCGTCTACCAGGACCTCGCCGTCGCCGACGACCTCAGCGTGGCCGCCAACCTGTACCTCGGGCGGGAGATCCTGCGCTCCGGGCCGCTGGGTCGGCTCGGGCTGCTCGACAAGCGCGCGATGCGGCTGGGCGCGGCCGCCGCCCTTGACGAACTGGGCGTACGGATCCCGCGGGTCACCACCCCGATCGCGATGTTGTCCGGTGGGCAACGGCAGTGCGTCGCGGTGGCCCGCGCCATCATCTGGGCGACCAATGTGGTCATCCTCGACGAGCCCACCGCCGCACTCGGTGTCGTCCAGACCGGGCGGGTGCTCGACGTGGTCCGGCGCGCCCGCGACGCCGGCATGTCGGTGGTGCTGGTGAGCCACAACATGCCGCAGGTGCTCGAGATCGCCGACCGGGTCGAGGTGCTGCGCCTCGGTCGGCGGGCGGCCCGACTGCGCGCCGACGAGGTCACCACCGACGACCTGGTGGCGGCCATGACCGGGAGCACCAGTGTGGAACGCGACGAGCGGTGACCGTGGCCGTCGACCGCGTGGGCGTTCACGACCGCGCGGTGTCCGAGTTGGCCTCGGTGTCGTCGGGCAACCCGTACAACGACTCCTCCACCCCGATCAGGTGGTTGGCCATCCGGATACGGGCCCGCTCCGGGTCACGTGCGGCAAGGGCCTTGAGGATCGCCACGTGCTCGTCGTGGGTGCGCCGGTCCGCGCCTTCCTCGTGCAGGCTCCGCCACAGCCGGCCCCGCACGGTGCGCCCGGCGAACGCCTCGATCAACCCGATGAGCACCGGATTCTCGGCGTGCACCGCGATGATCCGGTGGAAGGCGATGTCGATCTCGAGGATGCGCTCGTGGTCCTGCGGTGACTGGCCGACCATCCGGGCCGCCTCGGCGAGCAGGTCCCCGGCCTGGGCGAGGGCCTCGTCGGTCATCCTGGTCGCCGCCAGTTGGGCGGCCTCGCACTCCAGCAGTCGCCGGACGGTGTGGATGTGCCGGGGGTCGCCCTGGCCCTGGAAGTCCACCACGAAGCCCATCGGCGCCAGCAGTTGCGGCGCGTCGAGGTTGGTGACGTAGGTGCCGTCACCCTGACGGATGTTGACGATGCCGAGGATCGACAGAGCCGACATGCCCTCGCGCAGCGAGCCGCGCGAAACGCCGAGCGACTCGGCGAGGTCCTTCTCGATGGGCAGTCGGTCCCCGGGCTTGAACTGCCCTTCGAGGATCATCCGCTTGATGCCGTTCACCACTTCGTCGGTGCGCGACATGACACCCCCTAGCGGCCGGCGGGGGTGGCCGTCCCACCCGCGATCACGTACGGCTCCGAGGATGACACGGTAGTCGGGTCCGACGCCGCCCAGTAGTGGCCGTCGGGAAACCGGTAGAGCGCGACCGACTCGGGGCGCATCCGGGTGGAGTAGCCGGGCTGGCTGGGCAGGACGTAACCGCTGCCCGAGCCGGTGTCCCGGACGACGCACGGGTCGGTGAAGTGCTCGTGCAGGTGGTCGACGAACTCGGTGACCCGGTCGGTGAGATCCCCGGAGATCGCGACGTAGTCGAGCACCGACACGTGTTGGACCATCTCGCAGAGCCCGACTCCACCGGCGTGGGGGCACACCGGCACGTCGAACTTCGCGGCGAGGAGCAGCACGGCGACGATCTCGTTGATGCTGGCCAGCCGACCGGTGTCCAGCTGGCAGAAGTCGATGGCCCCGGCCTGGAACAGCTGCTTGAACATCACCCGGTTGTGACAGTGCTCGCCGGTGGCCACGCCGATGGGAGCGACAGCGCGGCGGATGGCCGCGTGGCCCAGGATGTCGTCGGGACTGGTCGGCTCCTCGATCCACAGGGGTGTGAACTGGGCGAGGGCCTTGACCCACTCGATGGCCTGACCGACGTCCCAGACCTGGTTGGCGTCGATCATCAGGTTGCGGTGCGGGCCGAGGATCTCCCGGGCGATCCCACAGCGGCGGATGTCGTCGTCGAGGTTGGCGCCCACCTTGAGTTTGACGTACCCGTAGCCGGCGTCCACCGCCTCCTGGCAGAGCCGGCGCAGCTTGTCGTCTCCGTAGCCGAGCCAGCCGGCCGAGGTGGTGTAGGCGGGGTAGCCGGTGCGGTCGAGCTCGGCGAGGCGGTCGGCCCTGGTGCTCTCCTTGGCCCGCAGGATGGCCAGTGCCTCGTCCCGGGTCAGCGCGTCGGACAGGTAGCGCAGGTCCGCGATGTCGACGAGTTGCTCGGGGGACATGTCGACGAGCAGTCGCCACAGCGGCTTCCCGGCGAGCCGGGCGACCAGGTCCCATGAGGCGTTCAACACGGCGGCGAGGGACAGGTGGACGACGCCCTTCTCCGGCCCGAGCCACCGCAGTTGGCTGTCGGAGGTGAGGAGTCGGTAGACCGCGCCCATGTCTGCGGCCATCGTCGCCACGTCCAGGCCGACCAGAAGCTGCGCCTGGTGCACCGCGGCCGCGGCGACGATGTCGTTGCCTCGACCGATGGTGAAGGTCAGCCCGTGACCCGCGAGCGGCACGCCCACGCTGTCGACACCGTCGGTGTGCAGGATGACGTACGCCGCCGAGTAGTCGCCGTCCTTGTTCATGGCGTCGGACCCGTCGGCGGTCAGTGAGGTGGGAAAACGGACGTCCTCGACGGTGACGGCGGTGATCTGCGGCATGCGCTCCTCGCCCGGCTAGGCAAAAGATCGGATGATCACCCGGAGTATACGGAGGGCGGTTCTGGCGCGTCAACGACCTTGATCCACCCTGAAGGGCGGACATCCACCGTCTCGGGGCCGTCGAACCTGGTCAATGTTCGAACCCGATCCACTGTGCCCATTGGCGCGATACATCAAATCTTTGCCGGTGTCGGCCGCCCGTGGATCGCGTCGTGCCGTCAGTCGCACCGCCTGCGCCTGCTGCTGCCATCGACGCGCCTGGCCGGCCGGGACGAACCCGCGCCGGTGCGGCTGGTGATCACCGTCACCGGCTCGGCCGCGACACGCCGAGACCGACATGTGGGGTGTGACAACGCCTGCATCCCTATATATGGTGTCGAGCGCAGCTGGTTCGACCGCTCATCCGGTGCGGTCGAGGCAAGAGGGAACCCGGTGGAAATCCGGGACTGTCCCGCAGCGGTGAGTGGGAACGACCGCCGTCATCAGCACTGGGCCACGAAGCGGCCTGGGAAGCGACGGCCAGTAGGAGACCGGCCAGCCCGGTTGTGCCCACGAGTCCGAAGACCTGCCAGCGCGCCGCGTACCCGCACCCGGGTGGGCGGCGGTCCGAGGCCGCGTGGGACGGCTGACGCCACCTGACCCACGCCGTGCCGGCGTGGCGTCCGTCGGTGTCTGTCTCCTCGCGTCCGGGCCACCAGGTCTCGAACTCCGAGGAGCGAGTGGTGACAGTCACCGAGGTAGTCCCCGTCAGCGGCGACGCGACAGTGCGGCGGACGCCGATGCAGGTCCGCAAGCGCAACGGCGCCACCGAACCCGTGGACGTGAACAAGATCGTCCGGGCGGTCGAGCGGTGGGCCGACGACCTGACCGACGTCGACCCGATGCGCGTCGCCACCCGCACCATCAGCGGCCTGTACGACGGCGCGACGACGGCCGAGCTGGACCGGCTGTCCATTCAGACCGCGGCCGAGATGATCGGCGAGGAGCCGCAGTACTCGCGCCTCGCCGCCCGGCTGCTGGCCGGTTACGTCGACAAGGAGGTGCGTCGGCAGGGCATCACCTCGTTCAGCGCGGCGATCCGGGTCGGCCACGCCGAGGGCCTGATCGGAGACGACACCGCCGCGTTCGTCGCCGCACACGCCACGATGCTCGACGCCACCGTCGATCCGGACGGTGACCGGCGATTCGAGTACTTCGGCCTGCGTACGGTGGCCGACCGGTACCTGCTGCGCCACCCCACCAGCAGGCTGGTGCTGGAGACCCCGCAGTACTGGCTGCTGCGGGTGGCCTGTGGTCTGTCCACCACGCCCGACGAGGCGACCGGTTTCTACCGGCTGATGTCCAGCCTGGCCTACCTGCCCAGCTCGCCGACGCTGTTCAACTCCGGCACCCGGCACACCCAGATGTCCTCCTGCTATCTGGTCGACTCCCCGCTCGACGAGTTGGACTCGATCTACCAGCGGTACGCCCAGGTCGCCAACCTGTCCAAGTTCGCCGGGGGCATCGGCATCGCGTACTCCCGGGTCCGGTCCCGGGGCGCGCTGATCCGCGGCACCAACGGGCAGTCCAACGGGATCGTGCCGTGGCTGCGCACGCTGGACGCGAGCGTCGCCGCGGTCAACCAGGGTGGCCGGCGCAAGGGCGCGGCCTGCGTCTACCTGGAGCCGTGGCACCCGGACGTCGAGGAGTTCCTGCAACTGCGCGACAACACCGGCGAGGACGCCCGACGCACCCACAACCTGAACCTCGCCAACTGGGTCCCCGACGAGTTCATGCGCCGGGTCGAGGCCGACGAGATGTGGTCGCTGTTCGACCCGCACGAGGTGCCCGAGCTGCCCGACCTGTGGGGTGAGCGGTTCGACGCCGCGTACCGCGAGGCCGAGGCGCAGGGCCGCTACGTGCGGCAGGTCCCGGCCAGGGAGCTGTACGGGAAGATGATGCGGACCCTGGCCCAGACCGGCAACGGGTGGATGACCTTCAAGGACGCCGCCAACCGGTTGTGCAACCAGACCGCCGAGCCGGGCAATGTGGTGCACCTGTCCAACCTCTGCACCGAGATCGTCGAGGTGTCCAGCGACGCTGAGACGGCCGTGTGCAACCTCGGTTCGGTGAACCTCGCCGCCCACCTCACCGACGGTGGCATCGACTGGGAGCGGCTGCGCGCCACGGTCCGTACCGCTGTGACGTTCCTGGACCGGGTCATCGACATCAACTACTACCCGACCTCGCAGGCGGCGGCGAGCAACCCCCGCTGGCGGCCGGTCGGGCTCGGGCTGATGGGCCTTCAGGA
This portion of the Micromonospora zamorensis genome encodes:
- a CDS encoding ABC transporter substrate-binding protein, which translates into the protein MAHTTTSRRARGPLLRAQAILAVAAATALLSACGGVEVRDGGDGATKDASGPLKLAVVPKAVGADYWNTVKAGAECAAQRAGDVTVQWDGVTTETDVEGQVNLIQNYVTKKVDGIVYAATDSSALAPATDKALAANIPVAMIDSGTSPQPSNVPLFATDNRASATEAAKLLATELGPGNHEVALVEFQPGSQTNTERVDGFKAGLAQYPNLKLVGQQPSRSDVNEARRVTENILTANPNLAGVFAANEPSVLGAAQAIQAAGKSGKVVIIGWDAAPDEIAGVRSGQISALVVQNPFKMGYFGVDKMVKHLRDKAPLASADTGVTFVTKENIDSAEIKAVLEPSCANPPVQ
- a CDS encoding ATP-binding cassette domain-containing protein, with product MGTTPTATPDSDRQPTADEPPVLEARGIVKRFGHVEALRGADFTVHRGEVVALIGDNGAGKSTLIKTLSGVHPPDEGEIRVGGRPVRFSTPVDARRAGVETVYQDLAVADDLSVAANLYLGREILRSGPLGRLGLLDKRAMRLGAAAALDELGVRIPRVTTPIAMLSGGQRQCVAVARAIIWATNVVILDEPTAALGVVQTGRVLDVVRRARDAGMSVVLVSHNMPQVLEIADRVEVLRLGRRAARLRADEVTTDDLVAAMTGSTSVERDER
- a CDS encoding FadR/GntR family transcriptional regulator — protein: MSRTDEVVNGIKRMILEGQFKPGDRLPIEKDLAESLGVSRGSLREGMSALSILGIVNIRQGDGTYVTNLDAPQLLAPMGFVVDFQGQGDPRHIHTVRRLLECEAAQLAATRMTDEALAQAGDLLAEAARMVGQSPQDHERILEIDIAFHRIIAVHAENPVLIGLIEAFAGRTVRGRLWRSLHEEGADRRTHDEHVAILKALAARDPERARIRMANHLIGVEESLYGLPDDTEANSDTARS
- a CDS encoding enolase C-terminal domain-like protein, whose amino-acid sequence is MPQITAVTVEDVRFPTSLTADGSDAMNKDGDYSAAYVILHTDGVDSVGVPLAGHGLTFTIGRGNDIVAAAAVHQAQLLVGLDVATMAADMGAVYRLLTSDSQLRWLGPEKGVVHLSLAAVLNASWDLVARLAGKPLWRLLVDMSPEQLVDIADLRYLSDALTRDEALAILRAKESTRADRLAELDRTGYPAYTTSAGWLGYGDDKLRRLCQEAVDAGYGYVKLKVGANLDDDIRRCGIAREILGPHRNLMIDANQVWDVGQAIEWVKALAQFTPLWIEEPTSPDDILGHAAIRRAVAPIGVATGEHCHNRVMFKQLFQAGAIDFCQLDTGRLASINEIVAVLLLAAKFDVPVCPHAGGVGLCEMVQHVSVLDYVAISGDLTDRVTEFVDHLHEHFTDPCVVRDTGSGSGYVLPSQPGYSTRMRPESVALYRFPDGHYWAASDPTTVSSSEPYVIAGGTATPAGR
- a CDS encoding ribonucleoside-diphosphate reductase subunit alpha — protein: MQVRKRNGATEPVDVNKIVRAVERWADDLTDVDPMRVATRTISGLYDGATTAELDRLSIQTAAEMIGEEPQYSRLAARLLAGYVDKEVRRQGITSFSAAIRVGHAEGLIGDDTAAFVAAHATMLDATVDPDGDRRFEYFGLRTVADRYLLRHPTSRLVLETPQYWLLRVACGLSTTPDEATGFYRLMSSLAYLPSSPTLFNSGTRHTQMSSCYLVDSPLDELDSIYQRYAQVANLSKFAGGIGIAYSRVRSRGALIRGTNGQSNGIVPWLRTLDASVAAVNQGGRRKGAACVYLEPWHPDVEEFLQLRDNTGEDARRTHNLNLANWVPDEFMRRVEADEMWSLFDPHEVPELPDLWGERFDAAYREAEAQGRYVRQVPARELYGKMMRTLAQTGNGWMTFKDAANRLCNQTAEPGNVVHLSNLCTEIVEVSSDAETAVCNLGSVNLAAHLTDGGIDWERLRATVRTAVTFLDRVIDINYYPTSQAAASNPRWRPVGLGLMGLQDVFFALRLPFDSPAARELSTRVSEELYLTALETSADLARRFGAHPTFAQTRAARGQLQPDLWGVEGTQTARWDALRERVEAYGLRNSLLVAVAPTATIASIAGCYECIEPQVSNLFKRETLSGEFLQVNTALVRELKARGLWTERIRSAIKRAEGSVQDIAELPAGVRELFRTAWELPQRALIDLAAARAPFIDQSQSLNLFLAAPTIGKLSSMYLYAWKAGLKTTYYLRSRPATRIQQATVSAVAPVSVDAEALACSLENPESCEACQ